The following coding sequences lie in one Lolium perenne isolate Kyuss_39 chromosome 2, Kyuss_2.0, whole genome shotgun sequence genomic window:
- the LOC127335279 gene encoding probable galactinol--sucrose galactosyltransferase 2, whose product MTRLHLALAGRLAVALAVPPASTATVHSPRYFSRCRGLVGVAMPLVAPACASSRPLSAAASARQMTTTTRLEGRSLLVGGRELLAQSPPEVTLRAGVDGAAPGAAFLGATAAAPSSRHVFSLGTISKGWRWLSLFRFKIWWMAPKMGPDAAGVPAETQMLLLETRDGAEDAVYALVLPVLEGDFRASLQGAPGDELQFCFESGDPDVQTMEAVDAVFVNSGDNPFKLIKESIKLLSKIKGTFRHIESKEIPGYLDWFGWCTWDAFYRAVNPAGIEEGLQSLREGGAPPKFLIIDDGWQEIVNEFKEVDEAPIEQTMFAERLVHLEENDKFRGEACKNLGDLVKKIKEKHGVKYVYAWHALLGYWGGVHATSDAMKKYNPKLVYPVQSPGNVANLRDVAIDSLQKFGVGIIDPEKIYEFYNDQHSYLSSVGVNGVKVDVQNVMETIGQGFGGRVALTRKYQQALEDSIARNFKGNDIISCMCHNSDNIYSAMKSAVARASEDFMPREPTLQTLHIANVAFNSLLLGEIFIPDWDMFHSKHESAEFHGAARALSGGGVYVSDKPGVHNFSVLKKLVLRDGSILRARHAGRPTCDSLFDDPVMDGKSLLKIWNVNNLSAVIGVFNCQGAGNWTWPVNDIPHVPTTVNITGHFSPSDAESLEEIAGDDWNGETAVYAFHSCKLSRLQKNQSLEVSLCTMACEIYTISPIKVFGEAVRVAPLGLLNMFNSGGALDSIASSVDSSYTVIQIKCRGPGRFGVYSSARPAICRVDAHEVGFSYSDDGLLAFDLPDGPSLSHLRNIEILYRPS is encoded by the exons ATGACGAGGCTGCACCTTGCACTTGCAGGTCGCCTCGCGGTCGCTCTCGCCGTGCCTCCCGCTTCCACTGCCACAGTTCATTCCCCGCGCTATTTCTCGCGCTGCCGCGGCCTCGTTGGCGTTGCAATGCCGCTCGTCGCCCCTGCCTGCGCGTCCTCCCGTCCTCTAAGCGCCGCCGCTTCCGCGCggcagatgacgacgacgactcgACTCGAGGGCCGGTCCCTGCTGGTCGGCGGGCGCGAGCTCCTCGCCCAGTCCCCGCCCGAGGTCACCCTACGCGCCGGCGTcgacggcgcggccccaggcgccGCGTTCCTCGGCGCCACGGCGGCGGCGCCGTCCAGCCGCCACGTCTTCTCCCTCGGCACCATCTCCAA AGGGTGGAGGTGGCTGTCCCTGTTCCGGTTCAAGATCTGGTGGATGGCGCCCAAGATGGGCCCCGACGCCGCGGGCGTGCCGGCGGAGACGCAGATGCTGCTTCTAGAGACGAGGGACGGCGCGGAGGACGCGGTGTACGCGCTGGTGCTGCCAGTTCTCGAGGGGGATTTCCGGGCCAGCCTCCAGGGAGCCCCCGGAGACGAGCTCCAGTTCTGCTTCGAGAGTG GTGATCCTGATGTGCAGACGATGGAAGCCGTTGATGCGGTGTTTGTCAACTCAGGGGATAACCCTTTCAAGCTTATCAAGGAATCCATCAA GTTACTGTCCAAGATCAAAGGAACTTTCAGGCATATAGAGAGCAAGGAG ATCCCTGGTTACTTGGATTGGTTTGGATGGTGTACATGGGACGCGTTTTATAGAGCTGTTAACCCAGCGGGGATTGAGGAGGGCCTTCAAAG TCTGCGTGAAGGAGGTGCCCCACCAAAGTTTCTGATTATAGATGATGGTTGGCAAGAAATTGTGAACGAATTCAAAGAAGTGGATGAAGCTCCGATTGAACAGACTAT GTTTGCAGAGAGGCTGGTTCATCTGGAGGAGAATGATAAGTTCAGGGGAGAAGCCTGCAAGAATCTTGGGGACCTTGTGAAGAAAATCAAAGAGAAGCACGGAGTCAA GTACGTATACGCTTGGCATGCCTTGCTGGGCTATTGGGGCGGCGTCCATGCAACATCTGACGCGATGAAGAAGTACAATCCAAAACTAGTTTACCCTGTCCAGTCTCCTGGCAATGTTGCAAATTTGAGGGATGTAGCCATCGACAGCTTGCAAAAATTTGGAGTGGGCATCATTGATCCGGAGAAGATATATGAATTCTACAATGATCAACACAGTTACCTTTCTAGTGTGGGTGTGAATGGTGTGAAGGTAGATGTGCAAAACGTGATGGAAACTATCGGGCAGGGCTTCGGTGGCCGTGTTGCATTAACTCGCAAGTATCAACAGGCTCTTGAGGATTCTATAGCTCGGAACTTCAAAGGAAATGACATAATAAGCTGCATGTGTCACAACTCAGACAACATATATAG TGCCATGAAGAGTGCAGTTGCTAGAGCATCAGAAGATTTCATGCCTCGAGAACCAACACTACAAACTTTACACATCGCGAATGTAGCTTTCAATAGTCTTTTACTGGGAGAAATTTTCATCCCAGATTGGGATATGTTCCAT AGCAAGCATGAATCAGCAGAATTTCATGGGGCAGCTAGGGCTCTAAGTGGAGGTGGTGTTTATGTCAG TGACAAACCTGGAGTGCACAATTTCAGTGTTCTGAAAAAGCTTGTTCTACGAGATGGCTCGATCCTAAGAGCAAGGCACGCGGGTCGTCCTACTTGTGATTCCCTGTTTGATGACCCAGTTATGGATGGGAAAAG TCTGCTGAAAATATGGAATGTGAACAATTTGTCTGCTGTCATCGGAGTATTCAATTGTCAGGGAGCTGGAAACTGGACTTGGCCAGTGAATGATATTCCACATGTTCCGACCACCGTTAATATAACTGGTCATTTCTCGCCATCAGATGCGGAGTCCCTTGAGGAGATTGCTGGTGATGATTGGAATGGAGAGACTGCAGTATATGCTTTCCATTCAT GTAAACTTTCAAGGCTTCAGAAAAACCAAAGTTTGGAGGTTTCATTGTGTACCATGGCATGTGAGATCTATACCATATCACCAATCAAG GTCTTCGGCGAAGCTGTTCGGGTTGCACCTCTTGGACTGCTCAACATGTTCAATTCTGGTGGCGCGCTCGACAGTATTGCAAGTAGTGTTGATTCTTCATACACCGTGATTCAGATCAAATGCCGAGGGCCAGGGCGATTCGGGGTGTATTCATCGGCCAGGCCGGCAATTTGTAGAGTTGATGCACATGAAGTTGGGTTCAGCTATTCAGATGATGGCCTGCTAGCCTTTGATCTCCCCGACGGGCCTTCGCTCAGCCACCTCAGAAACATTGAGATTCTGTACAGGCCCTCCTGA
- the LOC127335280 gene encoding glycosyl hydrolase 5 family protein-like: MMSRSSLLTAWLLVLGLVCHCALHHVAAAAVTLSTASRWIVDEGGNRVKLTCVNWPSHLEPMLAEGLNKRPVGAIAADVAAMGFNCVRLTWPTFMVTNASYSSLTVEQSFQRLNLTDSLAGVRANNPDVVDMKLIDAFKSVVSSLGDNNLMVILDNHVSKPGWCCSPSDGNGFFGDGNFEPDVWVDGLTRMATLFSGVPNVVGMSLRNELRGPRQNSNDWYKYMQRGAEAVHAANPRVLVILSGLSFDNDLAFLASRQVTLSFARKAAFEVHWYSFSNGQEWAAGNPNEVCARIGASVSRRALYLLDQGWPVILSEFGVDNRGGNVNDNRYYGCAAAVAADLDLDWALWTLQGSYYLREGVQDLDEVYGVLDRAWSGPRNATALRRVQALQRPLRGPGYAEAAPYEVLFHPATGLCVVRSSLTRPLELGPCGETEAWTYAQQDGRLTLRDSPLLCLHAEGAGRAVRLGLPCPDDRSHWRLLSDSKLHVAANASSSSASGTGMLCLDVGADGRSVVTNPCRCLSGDSSCDPESQWFKLVSSTRSVAAREMLLAQLPIKLQSTKIRSL; encoded by the exons ATGATGAGTCGTTCTTCTCTCCTCACGGCGTGGCTGCTGGTTCTCGGCTTGGTCTGCCATTGCGCGCTGCACcatgtggcggcggcggccgtgaCGCTGTCGACGGCGTCGCGGTGGATCGTGGACGAGGGCGGGAACCGGGTGAAGCTGACGTGCGTGAACTGGCCGTCGCACCTGGAGCCGATGCTGGCGGAGGGCCTGAACAAGCGCCCCGTCGGTGCCATCgccgccgacgtcgctgccatggGGTTCAACTGCGTCAGGCTCACCTGGCCGACCTTCATGGTGACCAACGCCTCCTACTCGTCCCTCACCGTCGAGCAGTCCTTCCAGCGGCTCAACCTCACCGACTCGCTCGCCGGCGTCAGGGCGAACAACCCCGACGTCGTCGACATGAAGCTCATCGACGCGTTCAAG TCCGTGGTGAGCAGCCTTGGCGACAACAACTTGATGGTGATACTGGACAACCACGTGAGCAAGCCGGGGTGGTGCTGCTCGCCGAGCGACGGCAACGGGTTCTTCGGCGACGGCAACTTCGAGCCGGACGTGTGGGTGGACGGCCTCACCAGGATGGCCACCTTGTTCTCCGGCGTCCCCAACGTCGTCGGCATGAGCCTCAGGAACGAGCTCAGAGGCCCCAGGCAGAACTCCAACGACTGGTATAA GTACATGCAGCGCGGCGCTGAGGCGGTGCACGCGGCGAACCCGCGGGTGCTGGTCATCCTCTCCGGCCTGAGCTTCGACAACGACCTGGCCTTCCTGGCCTCGCGGCAGGTGACCCTCAGCTTCGCGCGGAAGGCCGCGTTCGAGGTGCACTGGTACAGCTTCTCCAACGGCCAGGAGTGGGCGGCGGGGAACCCCAACGAGGTGTGCGCCCGCATCGGCGCCAGCGTGTCCCGCCGCGCGCTCTACCTGCTCGACCAGGGCTGGCCGGTCATCCTCAGCGAGTTCGGCGTCGACAACCGCGGCGGCAACGTCAACGACAACCGCTACTACGgctgcgccgccgccgtcgccgctgaCCTCGACCTGGACTGGGCGCTCTGGACGCTGCAGGGGAGCTACTACCTCCGGGAGGGCGTGCAGGACCTCGACGAGGTCTACGGCGTGCTCGACCGGGCATGGTCCGGGCCCCGCAACGCCACCGCGCTCCGCAGGGTCCAGGCCCTGCAGCGCCCGCTCAGAGGGCCTGGCTACGCGGAGGCGGCGCCGTACGAGGTGCTGTTCCACCCGGCGACGGGGCTGTGCGTGGTGCGGTCGTCGCTGACGCGGCCGCTGGAGCTGGGCCCGTGCGGCGAGACGGAAGCTTGGACGTACGCGCAGCAGGACGGGCGGCTGACCCTGCGGGACAGCCCACTGCTGTGCCTCCACGCCGAGGGCGCCGGCCGGGCCGTGCGCCTCGGCCTGCCGTGCCCCGACGACCGGTCCCACTGGCGCCTCCTGTCGGACTCCAAGCTGCACGTCGCCGCCAACGCGTCCTCCTCGTCCGCCTCCGGAACCGGCATGCTCTGCCTGGACGTCGGCGCCGACGGCCGGAGCGTGGTCACCAACCCGTGCCGGTGCCTGAGCGGGGACAGCAGCTGCGACCCGGAGAGCCAGTGGTTCAAGCTGGTGAGCAGCACCAGGAGCGTCGCCGCCAGGGAAATGCTGCTCGCGCAGCTGCCCATCAAGCTCCAGAGTACCAAGATTCGCTCTCTTTGA